The genomic stretch GCGCGCTGTGGGTGGCCATCTACGGCACCTTTGTCCTGAACTTCTGCGACTTTACCCGCTCCGCCAAGAGCGCCAAGTCGATTGTGCGCGGCAACTTCTGGGGCATCCCCATCAACATGCTGGTGTTCGGCGCCATTGTGGTTGTCATCTCCGGCGCCCAGTTCAAGATCGACGGCACCATCATCGAAAGCCCGTCGGACATTGTGCAGACCATCCCCAACACCTTCTTCCTGGTGGCCGCCTGCCTGGCGCTGCTGATCCTCACGATCGCCGTGAACCTCATGGCCAACTTTGTGGCCCCTGTCTACGCGCTCACCAACCTGTTCCCGCGCCACCTGAACTTCCGCAAGGCAGCCCTCGTCAGTGCCCTGATCGGCCTGGTGATCCTGCCCTGGAACCTCTACAACAACCCCGTGGTCATTGTGTACTTCCTCGGCGGGCTCGGCGCGCTCCTCGGCCCGCTGTTCGGCGTCATCATGGCCGACTACTGGCTCATCCGCCGCGGCAAGGTCAACGTCCCCCACCTGTACACCAACGCCGAAGGCGCGGATTACTACTACAAGAGGGGCGTGAACCCGCGGGCGGCACTGTCCCTGGTACCGGCCTCCGTGGTGGCGATCCTGATCGCCTTCATCCCGGCGCTGCACGAGGTCTCCTCCTTCTCCTGGTTCTTCGGCGCAGGCATTGCCGCGGTGACGTACTACTTTGTTGCGGACCGCCACGGACGCTTCCGCGAGGTGTCGGGCGAGCCCATCGCCGTCGACAGCGTCCACTGACCACCACCCCAACGAAAGGCAACCATGCGCATCCTTGTAGTCAATGTGAACACCACGGCATCCATGACGGAATCCATTGCCGCCCAGGCCCGTTCCGCGGCATCGGAAGGCACTGAAATCGTGGCGCTGACGCCCCGCTTCGGCGCCGAATCCTGTGAGGGCAACTTCGAAAGCTACCTGGCCGCCGTCGCGGTCATGGACGCAGTCCAGTCCTACCCCGAACCGTTCGACGCCGTCGTCCAGGCCGGCTACGGCGAACACGGCCGGGAGGGGCTGCAGGAACTGCTGGACGTGCCCGTCGTGGACATCACCGAGGCGGCAGCCAGCACGGCCATGTTCCTGGGGCACAAGTACTCGGTGGTCACCACCCTTGACCGGGCCGTGCCGCTGATCGAGGACCGGCTCAAGCTGGCCGGGCTGACCGACCGCTGCGCCTCCGTCCGTGCCAGCGGCATGGCCGTGCTGGAGCTCGAGGAGGAGCCGGAGCGTGCCGTTGAGGCCATTGTCCGCGAGGCCGAACTCGCCGTCACCGCCGACAAGGCCGAGGTCATCGTCCTGGGCTGCGGCGGCATGGCGGGCCTGAATGAGCAGGTCCGCCGGCGCACCGGCGTCCCCGTGGTCGACGGCGTTGCGGCGGCGGTGGCCATTGCCGAATCGCTCGTCGGGCTGGGCCTGTCCACGTCCAAGGTGCGCACCTTTGCGCCGCCGCGTCCCAAGGCCTTCAAGGGCTGGCCGGTCCCGGCCGGTGCCGCTGAGCTGATCGCGCGCTGACGCCGCCCGGGGCGGGGCAGGCAGGGACATCCCCGCCTGCCCCGCCCTTTGGCGTCTCCGCCACACCCAAAGGCGCAACAATGGAAGAAACCGTGAGGAGCAAGCAATGAGTGAAGTACCAGCAAGCGGCAAGGTCATGGTGGTGACCGGAGCCGGATCCGGAATCGGCCGCGCCGTGGCCCAGTCCGCCCTGGCCGAAGGCTGGCGCGTGGTCCTGGCCGGCCGCCGTGGCGCGGAGCTGCTGGCCACCGCCGGCGGCCACCCCGGCGCAGTTGCCGTGCCCACCGACGTGACGGACGAGGCCGCCGTCGACGCGCTCTTCCGGCGCGCAGTGGAAAGCTCTGGCCGGGTCGACGTGCTCTTCAACAACGCCGGCATGTTCGGCCCGGCCCAGTCCGTCGATGAAATCTCGCTCGCTGACTGGAACGCCACCGTGGCCGTCAACCTGACCGGCGCCATGCTGTGTGCCGCAGCCGCCGTGCGCACCATGAAAAGCCAGCAGCCGCAGGGCGGCCGGATCATCAACAACGGCTCCATCTCCGCCCATTCCCCGCGCCCCAAGTCCACGGCCTACACCGTCACGAAACACGCCATCACCGGCCTGACCAAGTCCATAGAGCTCGACGGGCGCCCCTTCGGCATCAGCTGCGGGCAGATCGACATCGGCAACACCGCCACCTCCATCATGTCCACCCTGGATGTTGCCCGCGGCGCCCTCCAGGCCAACGGCGAACTCCTCGTCGAGCCCACGTTTCCCGTGGAAGAGGCCGCCCGCACCGTCCTGTTCATGGCGGGGCTGCCCGCCTCGGCCACCATCGGCCAGCTCACCATCACCGCAGCCGGCATGCCGTTTGTGGGGCGCGGCTGAGGCCTGCGGGCTTCCCCAAAACCATGCACGACGGCGGTTGGCCCACCTCGGGAAGGCGGGCCAACCGCCGTCGTGCATGGAATGAAAGGAGCCGCTAATGCGTGGGCGCATTGCCAAGCGGGATCTCGCCGGTGACGGGGACCTCGGTGCCGTCGGCCGCGATGAGCCTGCCGTTTTCGCAGCGGTCGCCGTCCTGCAGTGACGCGAGGATTTCCGCGGTGACCTGGCGGTCCGTGCCGGCGACAAACACCGATGCGTTCTCCGGGTTGCCGCGCTTGAAGTGGTTGAACAGCAGGTTCAGCAGGATCGCCATGATGGCGGCGGAGGAGATGCCGGAGTGGAAGATGGTGCCAACCCACGTGGGGAACTGGTCATAGAACGTGGGTGCAGCGATGGGCAGCATGCCGAAACCGATGGACGTGGCCACGATGATCAGGTTCATGTTGTTGCGGTAGTCCACCTGGGCGAGGGTGCGGATGCCGCTGGCGGCGACCGTGCCGAACAGCACGATCCCGGCACCGCCGAGGACGGAGAGCGGGACCGAGGCGACCACGCGGCCCAGGATGGGCAGCAGGCCCAGGACCACCAGGATGACGCCGCCGGCGGAGACCACGAAGCGGCTCTTGATGCCCGTGACGGCCACCAGTCCCACGTTTTGCGCGAAGGCGCTCTGGGTGAAGGAGCCGAAGACGGGGGAGACCAGGCTGGAGGCCATGTCGGCGCGGAGCCCGGCCGCGATGCGCTTGGAGTCGACCTTCGTGCCGACGATCTCACCGACGGCCAGGATGTCCGCCGTTGTTTCCGTCAGGATCACCAGCACCACGATCAGCATGGAGATGATGGCGGCGGCGTTGAAGGTGGGCGGGCCCAGGTGGAACGGCATGGGCAGTTCAAAGATGGCGCCCGCGCCCACCTGGGAGAAATCGGCCTTGCCCATGAACACGGCTGCAATGGTGCCGATGACCATGGCCAGCAGGATGGACAGGCGCGAGATGGTGGCGCTGCCCAGCTTGCTCAGGACCAGCACGACGGCCAGGGTTCCGGCGGCGAGCAGGATGTTCGAGACGCTGCCGTAGTCGGCGGCCTTCTTGTTCCCGCCCATGGACCAGTTCGCGGCCACGGGCATGAGCGTCAGTCCGATGGTGGTGATGACGCTGCCGGTGACAACGGGCGGGAAGAACTTCACGATCTTGGAAAACAGCGGCGCGATCAGCAGGCCGAACGCGGCCGAGACAATGACGGCGCCAAACACCGCCTGGATGCCGCCGCCGCCAACGATGGCCACCATGGTGGCGACGCTGGCAAAGGACACGCCCTGGACCAGCGGCAGCTGCGAGCCGAAGAACGGCAGGCCCAAAGTCTGCAGCAGGGTGGCCAGCCCGCCCATGAACAGGGCGGCTGTAATGAGGATGCCAATGTCGGGGCCGGACAGCCCTGCGGCCTGGCCAACAATGAGGGGGACGGCGACGATGCCGCCGTACATGGTCAATACGTGTTGGAATCCATAGGCGAAACTTGCGCCGATTCCGAGCTTTTCATCTTCCGGCCTGGTGGGAACTGTGGCCGTTGCCAGTGGTCTCTTGGTCATAGCGGACCTCCTTGTCTGCTTACCCTTGATAAGTGGCAACCCGCTTTGGGAGTTGGCACTGTCGGCAGGCGGGGGTTGCCGCCCCCGCCTGCCTTGCTGCTGGTGTGCCCGCACCGGCCCGCCGCGGCGGGTTTCGTTGCGGTGCCGCGGCTCAGCAGAAGCCGGCGATGCCCTCCCAGGCGCGACCGGCGTCGGACGCGTTTTCACGCAGCACCGCAGCCTCGATCAGGCCGTAGGGGCGGTCCGCGGCGAAGAACACCTCGTTGGGGTTGTCCAGGCCGAACGGCGCCAGGTCAACGACGAAGTGGTGCTTGTTGGGCATGGAGAACTTGATCTCGTCAATCTCCGGGTGGGCCTCCAGCACCTTCCTGCCCATGTTGAACATGGTCTGCTGCAGGGCTGTGGAGTAGTTCTCGGTGAAACCTTCCAGCAGGAGCGCCTTGACGTCGTCGTACGCCTTGTTGAAGTCCAGGCCCTCGACGGCTGCGGGGTTGTAGCGCCAGCGGGCGGCGACGTCGGTGGACATGATCCGGTCGTCGGTGGGCGCCAGCGTGGTGTACTTGTCCACCGGGAAGCCCTCAAAACCGGATCCCGTGGACTTCAGGACGGTCAGGCTGTGCAGCCCGGCGATGAGCTGGGTGGCGGGCCCGTCCTTGACCACGACGGCGGTGCGCACCTCCTGGCCGTTGCGGACAAACGCGTGGTCGTGCGGCTGGCCGTGCGCCTGGATGCGGTCCCAGCCGTACTGCTCCGCGGCCCAGCGCCCGCCGTCGACCCAGCTGAACTCGGTGGTGAAGTGCTCGCCGAGGCGGAGCAGGAACTCCTCAGGGGAACCCACCCCCTCCCGGGCCAGCGCGTAGACGGTGTTCTTCTGGGTGTCCGTGGGGACAACATGTGCGTTGTCGCCGAGGAGGTGGGCGTCGAGAAAGTCCCCGCGCAGCTGCGAAGTGACGTTGAGGTCCTCGATGGCGTGGCGCGCCGTGTCCCTGGTGATCTTGACGAGGCGCACTTCCGCCTTGCCGAACTGGTTGGCGCCCAGGATGATGTTGTTCTGGTTCATGGCTAGCTCCCGCGATACGTTGAAAAGGCGAACGGGCTCAGCAGTACGGGCACGTGGTAGTGGCCCTGGCCGTCCGCAACAGTGAAGGTGAGTGTGATTTCCGGGAAGAAGGCTTCCGTGGAGGTCGCGGCAAAGTAGGCCGCAGTGTCGAAGCGTAGGCGGTAGTTCCCGCCGGCCACTTCCTTGGGGCCCAGGTCGTTGACCCGGCCGTCGGCGTCCGTGGTGCCGCTTGCCAGCAGCGACCAGTCCTGCCCGTTGCGGGCGTGCAGCTCCACGGGGACTCCCGCGGCGGGCCGGCCCAGGGCGGTGTCCAGGACGTGGGTGGTGATGTGGGAGATTCTCATGGGTCAAGCACTCCTTGGAGTCTCAGGAGGGCGATCTCACGCAGCTGTTCGGCGACGACGAGGTCCTCCTCTGCGGGGGAATGGTGCAGCCGGGCGTCCAGGGCGGCGAGAATCTCGGCCGGCGGACGCCCTGCGGCGCGGATCAGGAACACCCGCCCGAACTTGGCCTCGTAGGCCGCATTGCCGCGGGCCAGGGCGGCTGCCGTGGTTTCGTCGGCCGGGTCGATGGCGCGCTGTTCCTTCCGGGACAGCGCGGCCTCCTCTCCCGATCCGGCAGCGCGCTCGCCGATCCTCGGATGGTGGGCCATGGCGGCGGCGACTTCTTCAGCGGTGAAGGGATCTGCCGCCGTCCGGGCCCGCTCGAGGATGTGTTCGGCGGAGGCGTACGGCCTGGCTTGGATGATTTCATGAACCCAGCGGTCGATGTCGATGCAGGGGCGCAGTTCTGCCGCAAGTGCGGCTTCCGGTGATTCGTTGAATACTTTCAACAGCATGGCAAGTAGGTCCTTGCGATTTGTCTGCTGGCATCCACGGCGTAGGCTATGCGAAGTGAAAAATGGATTTCGCATCGTGGAACTGTTATTTCAGCGTATGAATAGTGAACCGCATCACATTTCGATTGTCAACAGGGGTCCGGGATTCCGGTGCCGGCGTCAGGTGCGGGCGCGGTGGGCAATGGCCAATCCCGCCACTCCGGCTGCCGCCCCGGGCGCGCAGCGGCGCCTCGGCGCGGCCTTCGGTGGATGCCGCGCCGAAGCGCCGTTGAGTTTGGGGTTCGAGTGAGGCTCGTGGAGGGTTAGAAGCCCAGTTCTGCGCGCAGGCGCGCCACGTGGCCATCGGCGCTGACATTGTATTCCGCGCGGCCAATGGTGCCGTCGGCATTGACCAGCATGGTGGAGCGAAGCGTGCCGGTGACGGTGTTGCCGTTCACTACCTTCTCGCCCCAGGCTCCCCACGCTTCCGCTGCCTGGTGGTCGGCGTCGGAGAGCAGTGGGAAGTTCAGCTCGAAGTCCTTGGCAAATTCCCGCAGGGCCTCAGGTCCGTCGGTGGAAATGCCCACGACGTCCACGCCGGCGGCCTGCAGGGCTTCGAGGCTGTCACGGAAATCGCAGGCCTCCGTGGTGCAGCCGGGGGTTGCAGCCTTTGGGTAGAAGTAGACAATGACCTGGCGCCCGGCAAAGTCGCCGAGAGACACCGTGTTTCCGCCGGCGTCGGGAAGACTGAATCCGGGCGCGGGCTGGCCAATGGTGAGCGGGGTCGACATGGGTGGCCTCAATTCTCGTTATGTGAAACTAAATTATTGATGGGTGGAACTAGACTAGGTCCATCCGGCAGCCCCGGTCAACGCCGCATCACATAAGCGCCCCATAATGCGAACGCTGCATCACTGGGTGATGCAGCGTTCGTGAAAACAGTGACTTATCTGATGCCGCGTTGGAGGGGGAGGGGTGTTGTGGGTGCTGGTGGCGTAAAAGTCAGGGGGCGGTGATGGCCGCCACCGCCGAGGCCAGGCGCCCGCGCAGCACCGCCGCCTCGGCGGCAAACCCGCGCTGCGCCGCAACGTAGTCGGCCTTCCCGGCTGCTGTCTCAATCGCAATCGGCGGATACCCCCACGCCGCGAGGTCGTACGGCGAGGCCTGCATGTCCATGGCCCGGACCCGCCACGACAGCTCAAAGCAGTCCATTACCAGTTCACTGGGCAGCGCCGGCGAGAGCTTGTAGGCCCACTTGTACAGGTCCATGTTCGCGTGCAGGCAGCCCGGCTGCTCCATGTCGCGCTGGTTCTCCCGCGTCGGCGCCAGTTCATTCAGGCCAGAGGCCTGCGGGGTGTAGAAGCGGTACGCGTCAAAGTGCGTGCAGCGGATCCGGTTCTCCTCCACCACCCGGTCCGTGTCCGTCGATCCCAGCCGCAGTTCCAGGTACTCGTGCCGCACCTCGTTGGCTTCCTGCTTGTAGACCATGGCCCATTCGTGCAGCCCAAAGCAGCCAAAGTTCGCCGGCCGCGCCGCCGTGCGGCCCAGGATGATCGCGGCGAAGTCCAGCGCCTCCTTGCGTCCGGAGCTGAACTTTTCCATATCAAGCACGACGGCGGGACCCTGGCTGGGTGCCCCGCTCGCCTCGCGTTCGCCGTCGGAAGCTTCCCTGTAGAACTTCCAGCCCAGGCGCTCGGTGGCGGCGGGGCCGGTCAAAACCACACCGGCACCCGGGTGCCAGCGGGAGAGCTGGCCGGGCTTTTGGGTGTAATAGGTGAAGAGGAAGTCCTCGACGGGGTGCTTCTGGTTGGCGGAGCGGCGGGCCAGGTAGGGGGCTGCGTAGCGGTCGACCCTGGCATGGTGCGCTGCAGCCTGTGCCTGCCACGCATCCTGTGCCAGGGCTTGGAGGGCGGGGATCATGCCTTCAATTGTCGGTCATCGGCGTGGGTTGCGGCATCGATGAGGTCCATCATGCTCCGGTGCAGGGCCATGGCGCCGTCGCGGTCCAGTCCGAGCCGGGCCATCATGGTGCCGGGGACGGCGAGTGCCTTTTCGCGCAGGGCCGCGCCGTCGGGGGTCAGGTCCACGGCGAGGGCGCGCTCGTCGGCGGTGTCCCGGGTGCGCGTGATGTAGCCGAGGGCTTCCAGGCGTTTGAGCAGGGGCGAGAGCGTGGCGGATTCAAGCAGCAGGGCGCCGCCGATGTCCTTCACGCGTCGCGGCGCCTCCTCCCACAGGGCCAGCATGACAAGGTACTGCGGGTGCGTCAGCGCCAGTTCCTTCAATACCGGCTTGTAGGCGGCAATGACGCTGCGCGAGGCGACGCTCAGGCCAAAGCAAAGCTGGCGTTCGAGCAGGAGGTCGTTCTCTGCGGTGTCCACCATCACCCTTTCCTTGAATTGGTTAGTGCACTAACTAACAGGGTACTATGGATGTCATTGCCATGATCACCCGGGTGGTTTCCACCCCCGCCCCACGAGGACTGCCACCATGCCGAAGATGAACCCAGCCCAGCGGCTCATGCGTCTGACCGGACGGCTGCGCTACATCCTGGGGCCCGCGAGCAGCAGCCCGCTGGACCATGAAATGACGCCTGAAAACAAGGCGCTCCTCGCCTCCCAGCAGGCCGCCTCGGTGCAGTTTGTCACTGTGACGCGTGCCGACGGAAGCACGTACCTGGTGCCCAGGGACCCCAACGACCAGTCCCTGCGATAGACTCCTGCACCCTCCTCCTAGGCCGCGGATTCCCGTGCCTTTGCCAACTTTCAGGCGTAAACTGGATGTGTCTCGCACACATGGTTCTCCTGTGGAGAGGGGGTGTTGATGATGACGAGCGGTGAAAAGTTCGTGACCAAGATGATGCATGCCACTGATAAGTTTCAGAAGGTCTTCGGCCCCGCCGACCAAGGTGACATGGATTCCCCCGTGGTGCATCGCCATGATGAATTTGAAAACAGCAGCGACGAGCAGCTGTCGCACTTTGAAGAGCACACAGATTCAGCAGGCCACCATTACGCTGTCCGCAAGGATGGACAGCCGGCCGGCTAGAGAACAAAAAAACTGACCCGCAGAATCCTGCGGGTCAGTTCTTTTTCGTGTGGTGGGGATCAGCGGCCGGTGCCGCCATACACGGTTGCTTCGGCTTCGCCGTCAAGCCCGAACACCTGGTGGACCGCACGCACGGCCGTGTCCAGCAGGTCAGCGCGCGTGACCACGGAGATGCGGATCTCGGAGGTGGAGATCAAGTCGATGTTCACGCCGGCGTCGGACAGGGCCTTGAAGAAGCGGTAGGAAACGCCCGGGTTGGAGCGCATCCCGGCGCCGATCAGGGACAGCTTGCCGATCTTGTCGTCATACACCAGGTCTTCAAAGCCGACCTCGTCCTGCCGGGCGCGCAGGGCCGCCAGCGCGTCCTCGCCCTCGACCATGGGCAGGGTGAAGGAGATGTCGGTTTTGCCGCTTCCCTTCGTGGAGATGTTCTGCACGATCATGTCGATGTTGCTGTGCGCCCCGGCGATGATGCCGAAGATCATGGCGGCCTTGCCGGGGATGTCCGGCACGCCAACAACGGTGACTTTGCCTTCGGACCGGTCGTGGGCCACGCCGGAGATGATTGGCTGCTCCAAGGCAACTCCCTCTGAGATTTTGATTTTGTCGTCGGGGCTGGGCAGCACCCAGGTTCCCTCATTGTCGCTGAAAGATGACCGCACATGGATGGGCAGCCCAAAACGCCGGGCGTATTCCACGCAGCGCAGGTGCAGGATCTTGGCTCCGGATGCGGCCATTTCCAGCATTTCCTCGCTGGAGATCTTGTCGATCTTCTGCGCCGAGGGGACCACGCGCGGGTCGGCGGTGTAGACGCCGTCGACGTCGGTGTAGATTTCGCAGACGTCCGCGTCCAGGGCGGCGGCCAACGCAACAGCGGTGGTGTCGGAGCCGCCGCGGCCCATGGTGGTGATCTCGTGCGTCTGGCGGCTCATGCCCTGGAAGCCGGCCACGATGGCCACCTTGCCCTTGTCCAGGGCGGTCCGGACGCGGTGCGGGTCAACATCGATGATGCGGGCCTTGCCGTGGATGCCGTCGGTGATCATGCCGGCCTGGCTGCCGGTGAAGGACTGCGCCACCCCGCCCTGCGCGCTGATGGCCATGGCCAGCAGCGCCATGGAAATGCGTTCGCCGGCAGTCATGAGCATGTCCAGCTCGCGTGCCGGGGGATGCTCGGACACCTGGGCCGCCAGGTCCAGCAGTTCGTCGGTGGTGTCGCCCATGGCTGAAACAACCACGACCACTTCATGCCCGGCCGCCTGGGTGCTGACAATCCGGCGGGCAACACGCAGAATGCCTGCGGCGTCGGACACGGAGGATCCGCCGTACTTTTGGACAATCAGGCTCATGGGTGCACACTCATTGACTTACCTAACGCAACGCTCGGGGATAAGAAAATTTCTGCCGTTCACGCCGCGCCGCACGCGGGGCCGTAGCGGCATCATCAGCGCGGAAGGCAGTCTTCTTCAGTTTAGCCCCGCGCCTCCGGAACATGGAATTGAAGTGTCCACATGCTGGTCCATGACGCCGCCGATTCATTCAGGTAACACTTCCAATGCTTTCGGATAACACTTTCAATGTCCGACGGCGGGATGATGCCTTGGGTGCCTCCTCCGCCATAGGCTGGGCTCACGAGAGGCGACTGCGCCCCACAGGGAGGTAACGATGACCGAGAACCAGCCACTGCCGCCTGATCCGGATGCCCAGCAGCCGTCCGGTTCCCGGCCGCCTGAACCTCAGCTGCTGAAATCCCCGCCTGCGCAGGCCTTCCGCGGGCTGAGCGCCACCGGGCTGGCCCGCAGCTTTGGCCCGGTGCACGCCGTCGTAAATATGGACCTGCAGGCGCCGTCCGGGCAGGTCACGGCGCTGATCGGGCCCAACGGCGCGGGGAAGACCACGCTGCTGCTCATGCTGGCCTCACTGCTGGCCCCGGACAAGGGCAGCATCAGCGTCATGGGAATCGACCCGGTCAAGGATCCCGCAGCGGCGCGGGCCAGAATTGGCTGGATGCCCGACACCCTGGGTGTCTGGGAGGCGCTGACGGCCCGGGAAATCCTCACCACCATGGCCAAGTTCTACCACCTGCCGAAGGCCAAGGTTGCGGGCCGGGTGGAGGCGCTGCTGGAGCTGGTCAACCTCGCCCCGCTGGCCGACCAGAAGGCGCGTGTCCTGTCTAGGGGGCAGCAGCAGCGTCTGAGCCTGGCCCGTGCACTGATCCACGATCCGGACGTGCTGCTCCTGGACGAGCCGGCGTCGGGGCTGGACCCGGGATCGAGGGTGGCTCTGCGCAGCATCCTGAGGCGGCTGGCCGCAGAGGGCAGGGTGGTGGTGGTTTCCTCGCACGTGCTGGCGGAACTCGATGAAATTGCCGACGGCGCGGTGTTCGTCAACCAGGGCCGCACGGTCCTGGCCCAATCCGTGGAGCAGGCAACCGGGCAGGGCCGCAGCTACGCCATTGCGGCGCTCGACCCGGCCTCCCTGGCCGCCGCCCTGACCGGGCTGGGAGTGCCTTTTGAGGCCGGCAAGGGCCGCCGGACCTCCGTCACGGTGGCTGTGGAGCGTGAGGAACAGGCGGCGGCGCTGCTGCGCGACCTCGTGGGGGCGGGCGTGGACATTTCGTCCTTTGCCCCGGCCGTCGGCGCTTTGGA from Arthrobacter stackebrandtii encodes the following:
- a CDS encoding aspartate/glutamate racemase family protein, producing the protein MRILVVNVNTTASMTESIAAQARSAASEGTEIVALTPRFGAESCEGNFESYLAAVAVMDAVQSYPEPFDAVVQAGYGEHGREGLQELLDVPVVDITEAAASTAMFLGHKYSVVTTLDRAVPLIEDRLKLAGLTDRCASVRASGMAVLELEEEPERAVEAIVREAELAVTADKAEVIVLGCGGMAGLNEQVRRRTGVPVVDGVAAAVAIAESLVGLGLSTSKVRTFAPPRPKAFKGWPVPAGAAELIAR
- a CDS encoding SDR family oxidoreductase — its product is MSEVPASGKVMVVTGAGSGIGRAVAQSALAEGWRVVLAGRRGAELLATAGGHPGAVAVPTDVTDEAAVDALFRRAVESSGRVDVLFNNAGMFGPAQSVDEISLADWNATVAVNLTGAMLCAAAAVRTMKSQQPQGGRIINNGSISAHSPRPKSTAYTVTKHAITGLTKSIELDGRPFGISCGQIDIGNTATSIMSTLDVARGALQANGELLVEPTFPVEEAARTVLFMAGLPASATIGQLTITAAGMPFVGRG
- the pucL gene encoding factor-independent urate hydroxylase, which gives rise to MNQNNIILGANQFGKAEVRLVKITRDTARHAIEDLNVTSQLRGDFLDAHLLGDNAHVVPTDTQKNTVYALAREGVGSPEEFLLRLGEHFTTEFSWVDGGRWAAEQYGWDRIQAHGQPHDHAFVRNGQEVRTAVVVKDGPATQLIAGLHSLTVLKSTGSGFEGFPVDKYTTLAPTDDRIMSTDVAARWRYNPAAVEGLDFNKAYDDVKALLLEGFTENYSTALQQTMFNMGRKVLEAHPEIDEIKFSMPNKHHFVVDLAPFGLDNPNEVFFAADRPYGLIEAAVLRENASDAGRAWEGIAGFC
- a CDS encoding nucleobase:cation symporter-2 family protein; the protein is MTKRPLATATVPTRPEDEKLGIGASFAYGFQHVLTMYGGIVAVPLIVGQAAGLSGPDIGILITAALFMGGLATLLQTLGLPFFGSQLPLVQGVSFASVATMVAIVGGGGIQAVFGAVIVSAAFGLLIAPLFSKIVKFFPPVVTGSVITTIGLTLMPVAANWSMGGNKKAADYGSVSNILLAAGTLAVVLVLSKLGSATISRLSILLAMVIGTIAAVFMGKADFSQVGAGAIFELPMPFHLGPPTFNAAAIISMLIVVLVILTETTADILAVGEIVGTKVDSKRIAAGLRADMASSLVSPVFGSFTQSAFAQNVGLVAVTGIKSRFVVSAGGVILVVLGLLPILGRVVASVPLSVLGGAGIVLFGTVAASGIRTLAQVDYRNNMNLIIVATSIGFGMLPIAAPTFYDQFPTWVGTIFHSGISSAAIMAILLNLLFNHFKRGNPENASVFVAGTDRQVTAEILASLQDGDRCENGRLIAADGTEVPVTGEIPLGNAPTH
- a CDS encoding ABC transporter ATP-binding protein — its product is MTENQPLPPDPDAQQPSGSRPPEPQLLKSPPAQAFRGLSATGLARSFGPVHAVVNMDLQAPSGQVTALIGPNGAGKTTLLLMLASLLAPDKGSISVMGIDPVKDPAAARARIGWMPDTLGVWEALTAREILTTMAKFYHLPKAKVAGRVEALLELVNLAPLADQKARVLSRGQQQRLSLARALIHDPDVLLLDEPASGLDPGSRVALRSILRRLAAEGRVVVVSSHVLAELDEIADGAVFVNQGRTVLAQSVEQATGQGRSYAIAALDPASLAAALTGLGVPFEAGKGRRTSVTVAVEREEQAAALLRDLVGAGVDISSFAPAVGALEETYMNMKVEQP
- a CDS encoding aspartate kinase; translated protein: MSLIVQKYGGSSVSDAAGILRVARRIVSTQAAGHEVVVVVSAMGDTTDELLDLAAQVSEHPPARELDMLMTAGERISMALLAMAISAQGGVAQSFTGSQAGMITDGIHGKARIIDVDPHRVRTALDKGKVAIVAGFQGMSRQTHEITTMGRGGSDTTAVALAAALDADVCEIYTDVDGVYTADPRVVPSAQKIDKISSEEMLEMAASGAKILHLRCVEYARRFGLPIHVRSSFSDNEGTWVLPSPDDKIKISEGVALEQPIISGVAHDRSEGKVTVVGVPDIPGKAAMIFGIIAGAHSNIDMIVQNISTKGSGKTDISFTLPMVEGEDALAALRARQDEVGFEDLVYDDKIGKLSLIGAGMRSNPGVSYRFFKALSDAGVNIDLISTSEIRISVVTRADLLDTAVRAVHQVFGLDGEAEATVYGGTGR
- a CDS encoding 3-methyladenine DNA glycosylase, producing the protein MIPALQALAQDAWQAQAAAHHARVDRYAAPYLARRSANQKHPVEDFLFTYYTQKPGQLSRWHPGAGVVLTGPAATERLGWKFYREASDGEREASGAPSQGPAVVLDMEKFSSGRKEALDFAAIILGRTAARPANFGCFGLHEWAMVYKQEANEVRHEYLELRLGSTDTDRVVEENRIRCTHFDAYRFYTPQASGLNELAPTRENQRDMEQPGCLHANMDLYKWAYKLSPALPSELVMDCFELSWRVRAMDMQASPYDLAAWGYPPIAIETAAGKADYVAAQRGFAAEAAVLRGRLASAVAAITAP
- the bcp gene encoding thioredoxin-dependent thiol peroxidase encodes the protein MSTPLTIGQPAPGFSLPDAGGNTVSLGDFAGRQVIVYFYPKAATPGCTTEACDFRDSLEALQAAGVDVVGISTDGPEALREFAKDFELNFPLLSDADHQAAEAWGAWGEKVVNGNTVTGTLRSTMLVNADGTIGRAEYNVSADGHVARLRAELGF
- the uraH gene encoding hydroxyisourate hydrolase codes for the protein MRISHITTHVLDTALGRPAAGVPVELHARNGQDWSLLASGTTDADGRVNDLGPKEVAGGNYRLRFDTAAYFAATSTEAFFPEITLTFTVADGQGHYHVPVLLSPFAFSTYRGS
- the uraD gene encoding 2-oxo-4-hydroxy-4-carboxy-5-ureidoimidazoline decarboxylase codes for the protein MLLKVFNESPEAALAAELRPCIDIDRWVHEIIQARPYASAEHILERARTAADPFTAEEVAAAMAHHPRIGERAAGSGEEAALSRKEQRAIDPADETTAAALARGNAAYEAKFGRVFLIRAAGRPPAEILAALDARLHHSPAEEDLVVAEQLREIALLRLQGVLDP
- a CDS encoding MarR family winged helix-turn-helix transcriptional regulator; its protein translation is MVDTAENDLLLERQLCFGLSVASRSVIAAYKPVLKELALTHPQYLVMLALWEEAPRRVKDIGGALLLESATLSPLLKRLEALGYITRTRDTADERALAVDLTPDGAALREKALAVPGTMMARLGLDRDGAMALHRSMMDLIDAATHADDRQLKA
- a CDS encoding NCS1 family nucleobase:cation symporter-1; its protein translation is MSKPPFETPEGYTLSASLFNQDLAPTKMKGRRWSSYSIFTLWANDVHSLGNYAFAIGLFALGLGGWQILLALGIGAVLLFGLLNFSGFMGFRTGVPFPVMSRISFGIKGAHIASLLRGGVAIVWFGVQTFLASVVLRVMLTALVPSLGALDHNNILGLSTLGWLTFIALWIVQVVIVSFGMDMIRKYEAFAGPIILVTMAAIAIWMFTEAGGSIAWQTDNGLHGGEMWRTIFAGGALWVAIYGTFVLNFCDFTRSAKSAKSIVRGNFWGIPINMLVFGAIVVVISGAQFKIDGTIIESPSDIVQTIPNTFFLVAACLALLILTIAVNLMANFVAPVYALTNLFPRHLNFRKAALVSALIGLVILPWNLYNNPVVIVYFLGGLGALLGPLFGVIMADYWLIRRGKVNVPHLYTNAEGADYYYKRGVNPRAALSLVPASVVAILIAFIPALHEVSSFSWFFGAGIAAVTYYFVADRHGRFREVSGEPIAVDSVH